From a single Melospiza georgiana isolate bMelGeo1 chromosome 5, bMelGeo1.pri, whole genome shotgun sequence genomic region:
- the LEPROTL1 gene encoding leptin receptor overlapping transcript-like 1 translates to MAGIKALISLSFGGAVGLMFLMLGCALPQYNQYWPLFVLFFYILSPIPYCIARRLVDDTDATSNACKELAIFLTTGIVVSAFGLPIVFARAELIYWGACALVLTGNTVIFATILGFFLVFGSNDDFSWQQW, encoded by the exons ATGGCGGGAATCAAAG CGCTGATCAGCCTGTCCTTTGGGGGAGCGGTCGGACTGATGTTCTTGATGCTCGGATGCGCCCTGCCCCAATACAA CCAGTACTGGCCactgtttgttctgtttttttacATCCTTTCTCCTATCCCGTACTGCATAGCAAGAAGATTGGTAGATGACACAGATGCTACAAGTAATGCCTGCAAGGAGCTGGCCATATTCCTTACAACAGGCATTGTGGTCTCAGCATTTGGGCTGCCCATAGTGTTTGCAAGAGCAGAACTG ATTTACTGGGGCGCGTGTGCCCTCGTTCTCACGGGGAATACAGTCATCTTTGCCACCATCCTAGGATTCTTCTTGGTCTTTGGCAGCAATGACGActtcagctggcagcagtggtga